The following are encoded together in the Triticum dicoccoides isolate Atlit2015 ecotype Zavitan chromosome 6B, WEW_v2.0, whole genome shotgun sequence genome:
- the LOC119323308 gene encoding uncharacterized protein LOC119323308 isoform X1, with the protein MAGMLCVALLLTSLIWSAAGDGRRQQQLTALPPRGWNSYDSFSWIIDEAAFLDNARIMANRLLPHGYQYAVIDFLWYWRIAAGSGVGAYGFDSMDQWGRPYPDPQRFPSGRGGGGFRPIADKVHAMGLKFGIHLMNGISTQAVNANTPILDVRTGKAYVENGRQWRARDIGLTHRTCAWMPKGFMSVNTDLGAGRAFLRSLYRQYADWGVDFVKLDCIFGTDYSPKEIVTVSEILKELERPVVLSISPGTAVTPALAQNITQHVDMYRVTGDDWDSWKDVRPHFDVARAFAAANKIGAPGLRGRSWPDLDMLQFGWLTDAGANQGPHRTTSLTFDEQTTQMVLWSMAKSPLMYGGDLRHLDDRTFNLITHPTLLKINHHTRNNMEFGYIHSERASKPDEQSGRSKSGYPVDVTNNGGMVLGLGTCSDKSAVGWHRSSEDRICRSHGIQNGNASFCISKAKLLPTLDGVTMSSEEDQAKFHLAGIDTDDGCLDASVSPWRTSSASQTPMFSACEQHIKQVWELTENGQLVSSYSGLCATMRSSKEGENETTGARAWTAIRNKAGEIYVAIFNLDTARRKITVSVPGLEKVVGRKLARCTCTEVWSRKRWSLMKGGISAVVTSHGSMLFEIQC; encoded by the exons ATGGCGGGCATGCTCTGCGTCGCCCTCCTCCTCACGTCCCTGATCTGGTCAGCTGCCGGAGATGGCCGCCGGCAGCAGCAGCTCACCGCGCTGCCGCCGAGGGGCTGGAACTCGTACGACTCCTTCTCGTGGATCATCGACGAGGCCGCGTTCCTCGACAACGCGCGGATCATGGCCAACAGGCTGCTTCCCCATGGATACCAG TACGCGGTGATAGACTTCCTGTGGTACTGGAGGATCGCCGCCGGCTCGGGGGTGGGCGCATACGGCTTCGACAGCATGGACCAGTGGGGGCGCCCGTACCCTGACCCCCAGAGGTTCCCGTCGGGCCGAGGTGGCGGAGGGTTCAGGCCGATCGCCGATAAGGTCCATGCCATGGGCCTCAAATTCGGGATCCACCTCATGAACGGGATCAGCACCCAGGCCGTCAACGCCAACACGCCCATCCTCGACGTTCGCACG GGAAAAGCCTATGTAGAGAATGGCCGGCAATGGAGGGCGCGTGACATAGGCCTCACCCACAGGACATGTGCGTGGATGCCGAAAGGATTTATGAGTGTAAATACGGACCTGGGAGCTGGACGAGCATTCCTAAGGTCTCTCTACCGACAGTATGCCGACTGGGGCGTCGATTTCG TGAAGCTAGATTGCATCTTTGGCACGGATTATAGCCCGAAAGAGATCGTGACCGTTTCAGAG ATCCTGAAAGAGCTTGAGAGACCAGTCGTCCTATCCATCTCCCCCGGAACCGCTGTCACTCCAGCATTAGCTCAGAATATCACACAACATGTTGACATGTACAGGGTAACAGGGGATGACTGGGACAGCTGGAAAGATGTTCGCCCACATTTCGATGTCGCCAG AGCATTTGCTGCTGCGAATAAGATTGGTGCCCCCGGATTGCGAGGAAGGTCTTGGCCAGACTTAGACATGCTTCAATTTGGTTGGCTTACTGATGCAG GTGCTAATCAGGGCCCTCACAGAACCACTAGCCTTACATTTGACGAACAAACAACACAG ATGGTACTTTGGTCAATGGCTAAATCACCGCTCATGTATGGTGGGGACTTGAGGCATCTCGACGATCGCACATTCAATCTAATTACCCACCCTACTCTACTGAAGATAAATCACCACACTAGAAACAACATGGAG TTTGGTTATATTCATAGTGAGAGGGCTTCAAAGCCAGATGAACAATCCGGTCGCTCAAAGTCCGGATATCCGGTGGACGTGACAAACAATGGTGGAATGGTTCTTGGTCTCGGTACATGCAGCGATAAGAGCGCCGTCGGATGGCACCGTTCCTCAGAAGATCGCATTTGCAGAAGCCATGGAATCCAGAATGGCAATGCCTCATTTTGCATATCCAAAGCAAAACTTCTTCCAACATT GGATGGAGTTACCATGAGCAGTGAGGAAGACCAAGCAAAGTTTCATCTGGCAGGTATTGACACCGATGATGGTTGCTTGGATGCATCTGTCAGTCCATGGCGAACAAGCTCAGCGAGCCAAACTCCCATGTTCTCGGCCTGCGAACAGCATATAAAGCAG GTCTGGGAGCTAACAGAGAATGGACAGCTTGTAAGCAGCTACTCAGGGTTGTGTGCTACAATGCGGTCCAGCAAGGAAGGAG AGAATGAAACTACCGGAGCACGAGCATGGACAGCAATTAGAAACAAAG CAGGAGAGATCTACGTGGCCATCTTCAACCTCGACACTGCAAGGAGGAAGATCACTGTAAGCGTGCCGGGTCTAGAAAAGGTTGTCGGGAGAAAGTTGGCAAGGTGCACATGCACTGAAGTCTGGAGTAGAAAGAGATGGAGTCTGATGAAGGGGGGCATCTCAGCGGTGGTGACCTCACATGGCTCCATGTTGTTCGAAATCCAGTGTTGA
- the LOC119323308 gene encoding uncharacterized protein LOC119323308 isoform X2 → MAGMLCVALLLTSLIWSAAGDGRRQQQLTALPPRGWNSYDSFSWIIDEAAFLDNARIMANRLLPHGYQYAVIDFLWYWRIAAGSGVGAYGFDSMDQWGRPYPDPQRFPSGRGGGGFRPIADKVHAMGLKFGIHLMNGISTQAVNANTPILDVRTGKAYVENGRQWRARDIGLTHRTCAWMPKGFMSVNTDLGAGRAFLRSLYRQYADWGVDFVKLDCIFGTDYSPKEIVTVSEILKELERPVVLSISPGTAVTPALAQNITQHVDMYRVTGDDWDSWKDVRPHFDVARAFAAANKIGAPGLRGRSWPDLDMLQFGWLTDAGANQGPHRTTSLTFDEQTTQMVLWSMAKSPLMYGGDLRHLDDRTFNLITHPTLLKINHHTRNNMEFGYIHSERASKPDEQSGRSKSGYPVDVTNNGGMVLGLGTCSDKSAVGWHRSSEDRICRSHGIQNGNASFCISKAKLLPTLDGVTMSSEEDQAKFHLAGIDTDDGCLDASVSPWRTSSASQTPMFSACEQHIKQVWELTENGQLVSSYSGLCATMRSSKEGENETTGARAWTAIRNKGEIYVAIFNLDTARRKITVSVPGLEKVVGRKLARCTCTEVWSRKRWSLMKGGISAVVTSHGSMLFEIQC, encoded by the exons ATGGCGGGCATGCTCTGCGTCGCCCTCCTCCTCACGTCCCTGATCTGGTCAGCTGCCGGAGATGGCCGCCGGCAGCAGCAGCTCACCGCGCTGCCGCCGAGGGGCTGGAACTCGTACGACTCCTTCTCGTGGATCATCGACGAGGCCGCGTTCCTCGACAACGCGCGGATCATGGCCAACAGGCTGCTTCCCCATGGATACCAG TACGCGGTGATAGACTTCCTGTGGTACTGGAGGATCGCCGCCGGCTCGGGGGTGGGCGCATACGGCTTCGACAGCATGGACCAGTGGGGGCGCCCGTACCCTGACCCCCAGAGGTTCCCGTCGGGCCGAGGTGGCGGAGGGTTCAGGCCGATCGCCGATAAGGTCCATGCCATGGGCCTCAAATTCGGGATCCACCTCATGAACGGGATCAGCACCCAGGCCGTCAACGCCAACACGCCCATCCTCGACGTTCGCACG GGAAAAGCCTATGTAGAGAATGGCCGGCAATGGAGGGCGCGTGACATAGGCCTCACCCACAGGACATGTGCGTGGATGCCGAAAGGATTTATGAGTGTAAATACGGACCTGGGAGCTGGACGAGCATTCCTAAGGTCTCTCTACCGACAGTATGCCGACTGGGGCGTCGATTTCG TGAAGCTAGATTGCATCTTTGGCACGGATTATAGCCCGAAAGAGATCGTGACCGTTTCAGAG ATCCTGAAAGAGCTTGAGAGACCAGTCGTCCTATCCATCTCCCCCGGAACCGCTGTCACTCCAGCATTAGCTCAGAATATCACACAACATGTTGACATGTACAGGGTAACAGGGGATGACTGGGACAGCTGGAAAGATGTTCGCCCACATTTCGATGTCGCCAG AGCATTTGCTGCTGCGAATAAGATTGGTGCCCCCGGATTGCGAGGAAGGTCTTGGCCAGACTTAGACATGCTTCAATTTGGTTGGCTTACTGATGCAG GTGCTAATCAGGGCCCTCACAGAACCACTAGCCTTACATTTGACGAACAAACAACACAG ATGGTACTTTGGTCAATGGCTAAATCACCGCTCATGTATGGTGGGGACTTGAGGCATCTCGACGATCGCACATTCAATCTAATTACCCACCCTACTCTACTGAAGATAAATCACCACACTAGAAACAACATGGAG TTTGGTTATATTCATAGTGAGAGGGCTTCAAAGCCAGATGAACAATCCGGTCGCTCAAAGTCCGGATATCCGGTGGACGTGACAAACAATGGTGGAATGGTTCTTGGTCTCGGTACATGCAGCGATAAGAGCGCCGTCGGATGGCACCGTTCCTCAGAAGATCGCATTTGCAGAAGCCATGGAATCCAGAATGGCAATGCCTCATTTTGCATATCCAAAGCAAAACTTCTTCCAACATT GGATGGAGTTACCATGAGCAGTGAGGAAGACCAAGCAAAGTTTCATCTGGCAGGTATTGACACCGATGATGGTTGCTTGGATGCATCTGTCAGTCCATGGCGAACAAGCTCAGCGAGCCAAACTCCCATGTTCTCGGCCTGCGAACAGCATATAAAGCAG GTCTGGGAGCTAACAGAGAATGGACAGCTTGTAAGCAGCTACTCAGGGTTGTGTGCTACAATGCGGTCCAGCAAGGAAGGAG AGAATGAAACTACCGGAGCACGAGCATGGACAGCAATTAGAAACAAAG GAGAGATCTACGTGGCCATCTTCAACCTCGACACTGCAAGGAGGAAGATCACTGTAAGCGTGCCGGGTCTAGAAAAGGTTGTCGGGAGAAAGTTGGCAAGGTGCACATGCACTGAAGTCTGGAGTAGAAAGAGATGGAGTCTGATGAAGGGGGGCATCTCAGCGGTGGTGACCTCACATGGCTCCATGTTGTTCGAAATCCAGTGTTGA
- the LOC119326119 gene encoding putative serpin-Z12, which yields MSRFEKAVLLCLALFAAWHLCSTLFADAPPRPGGHSAEEKAVVSGAAGNASGLSLAREAGVRAADGAGSNFVISPLSIHAALALVAAGARGVTQTELLGLLGSASLDELHRAPTIKLVGRLNGLTQTSFACGVWVDRRQALRPEFMATGASRYGATAESVDFVLEAEQARRRVNAFVANVTKQLILDVLPPGSVHSSTAVVLANALYFKGAWSQPFDVFTAPFHIPGGSTVGVPSMKTYQSQYIALYPGFRALKLPYKNEVDQQAAFYMLILLPDSYTLSLAYLYDKAASTPEFIKKHTPARKVPVGQFMVPKFKFTFEFEVSSDMKKLGVTRAFNRGNFSGMVSGMDELSITGVYHKATIEVDELGTVAAAATAIVIGTTSVGRSRALMDFVADRPFLFAVVEERTSTVLFLGHVVNPQLG from the coding sequence ATGTCGCGCTTCGAGAAGGCCGTCCTCCTCTGCTTGGCCCTGTTCGCCGCATGGCACCTCTGCTCGACCCTGTTCGCCGACgcgcctcctcgtcctggtggccaCTCTGCGGAGGAGAAAGCTGTAGTCAGCGGCGCGGCCGGGAACGCGTCGGGCCTGAGTCTCGCAAGGGAGGCCGGCGTCCGGGCGGCGGACGGAGCGGGGAGCAACTTCGTCATCTCGCCGCTGTCCATCCACGCGGCGCTCGCGTTGGTTGCCGCCGGCGCGCGGGGCGTCACACAGACGGAGCTCCTGGGGCTCCTCGGGTCAGCGTCGCTCGACGAGCTGCACCGCGCGCCGACGATCAAACTGGTGGGCAGGCTCAACGGCCTGACGCAGACGTCCTTCGCCTGCGGCGTGTGGGTCGACCGgaggcaagcgctcaggccggagtTCATGGCCACCGGCGCGTCGCGGTACGGCGCCACGGCCGAATCTGTGGACTTCGTGTTGGAGGCCGAGCAGGCGAGGCGGCGCGTGAACGCCTTCGTGGCGAACGTGACGAAGCAGCTCATCCTCGACGTCCTCCCTCCCGGCTCCGTCCACTCGTCCACGGCGGTCGTCCTCGCCAACGCGCTCTACTTCAAAGGAGCATGGTCCCAGCCGTTCGACGTCTTCACCGCGCCGTTCCACATCCCGGGCGGCAGCACCGTGGGCGTGCCGTCCATGAAGACGTACCAGTCACAGTACATCGCGCTCTACCCCGGCTTCAGGGCCCTCAAGCTGCCCTACAAGAATGAagtggatcagcaagctgcatTCTACATGCTTATCCTTCTCCCGGACAGCTACACTCTCAGTCTCGCCTATCTCTACGACAAGGCGGCGTCGACACCAGAGTTCATCAAGAAGCACACGCCCGCAAGGAAGGTTCCAGTCGGACAGTTCATGGTCCCTAAGTTCAAGTTCACGTTCGAGTTCGAGGTGTCGTCGGACATGAAGAAGCTTGGTGTCACCAGGGCTTTCAATAGGGGCAACTTCTCAGGCATGGTGAGTGGCATGGATGAGCTCTCCATCACCGGGGTGTACCATAAGGCCACCATCGAGGTGGACGAGCTAGGCACCGTGGCCGCTGCAGCCACGGCCATCGTAATTGGGACTACTAGTGTGGGTCGTTCAAGGGCACTGATGGATTTTGTGGCGGATCGGCCCTTCTTATTTGCCGTGGTTGAGGAGAGGACAAGCACAGTGTTGTTCCTGGGTCATGTGGTTAATCCTCAACTGGGCTAA